One genomic segment of Fimbriimonadaceae bacterium includes these proteins:
- a CDS encoding 1-acyl-sn-glycerol-3-phosphate acyltransferase, producing MNAFRPPKPSPPWIRLAGSVALWVLRARGVQELSIDDESIERLRALGKTPAMLCPNHPTNNEPAVLFELSKRLERPFFYVCCREAFDYFGGLWGWMLQRLGAYSLARGTLDRASFQTTRMLLGRTGIRLVVFPEGEVYSQNDTLLPFQTGVVQLAFWGLEEALKNGLEDVVLVPIAVRYRFLRSQRTAIARSLGRLERALGLETGEGTRYDRLRRIGVEVVDRLTRQFGLEFDDATPLSERMDVLKRTQLEHAARIAGVELRGGSLAEEMRRVLNAVYGVEDPGPPEGASAYDRRLWGEARAHIAPAVHELDRLQNWIAVVDGYVGEDPSDERMAHTLVRLEVEVLGRRLLGGPTVCAVRVGPSISLAASRERYRADRRGAVEEVAASLESAVQAELDALVRLHQAPTP from the coding sequence TTGAACGCGTTCCGGCCGCCCAAACCGTCGCCTCCCTGGATTCGGCTCGCCGGTTCGGTCGCACTGTGGGTGCTCCGTGCGCGGGGTGTTCAGGAGTTGTCGATCGACGACGAGTCGATCGAAAGGCTTCGGGCTCTGGGCAAGACGCCCGCCATGCTCTGCCCCAACCACCCGACCAACAACGAGCCGGCGGTCCTGTTCGAGCTCTCCAAGCGGCTGGAAAGGCCGTTTTTCTACGTGTGCTGCCGGGAGGCGTTCGACTACTTCGGCGGGCTTTGGGGGTGGATGCTGCAGCGCCTGGGCGCCTACTCCCTCGCGCGCGGGACCTTGGACCGTGCCTCGTTCCAAACGACCCGGATGTTGCTCGGTCGGACGGGAATACGCCTCGTGGTCTTTCCCGAGGGCGAGGTGTACAGCCAGAACGACACCCTGCTGCCGTTTCAAACCGGCGTGGTCCAACTCGCGTTTTGGGGTTTGGAGGAGGCCCTGAAGAACGGCCTTGAGGACGTGGTGTTGGTGCCGATCGCGGTGCGATACCGATTCTTGCGCTCGCAGCGGACGGCCATCGCCCGGTCGCTTGGCCGCTTGGAGCGAGCCCTGGGGTTGGAGACCGGGGAGGGCACGCGCTACGACCGTTTGCGTCGCATCGGTGTCGAAGTGGTCGACCGGCTCACGCGTCAGTTCGGGTTGGAGTTCGACGACGCCACGCCGCTGTCCGAGCGGATGGATGTCCTCAAGCGGACGCAGCTCGAACACGCCGCCCGGATCGCCGGCGTGGAGTTGCGGGGCGGTTCGCTTGCAGAGGAGATGCGCCGCGTCTTAAACGCCGTCTACGGCGTCGAAGATCCGGGGCCGCCCGAGGGCGCATCCGCTTACGATCGCCGCCTATGGGGCGAAGCGCGCGCCCACATCGCTCCCGCCGTCCACGAACTCGACCGGCTGCAGAACTGGATCGCGGTCGTCGATGGTTACGTGGGCGAGGACCCGTCGGACGAGCGGATGGCCCACACCCTCGTCCGGCTGGAAGTCGAAGTGTTGGGTCGGCGCTTGCTCGGCGGACCGACGGTGTGCGCGGTCCGGGTCGGTCCGTCGATCTCCCTGGCGGCCTCTCGGGAGCGGTATCGCGCGGATCGCCGCGGGGCGGTCGAAGAGGTGGCCGCCTCGCTGGAGTCCGCCGTTCAGGCGGAACTGGACGCGTTGGTCCGGCTGCATCAGGCACCGACCCCGTGA
- a CDS encoding NAD(P)-binding domain-containing protein, translating to MRVAYPAARDAAVLDALEALLAPGLLLDRDAEAPRRCAILIDGRPEQADLDANDVLKSVVIPFAGVPRVTAEMVAAKPGVTLHNLHHNAPETAETALALLLAAARDTIRMDRALRNHDWRPRYEPSRTVRLEGKVALVLGFGAIGRRIAASCAALGMEVHAVRRRSGESEPDGAVSVHPATDLDELLPRTDALLIALPHTNETDGLIGKERLARLRPGAILVNVARAQIVDEEALWEALSGGHLHSAGLDVWYRYPHADAAAVPGYFHAPAAAASTPPANYPFETLDNVVMSPHRGGTSAETETYRIRALAELLVPAAEGKPMANRIDLALGY from the coding sequence GTGCGCGTCGCCTATCCGGCCGCCCGAGACGCGGCCGTCCTCGACGCTCTGGAGGCGTTGCTGGCGCCGGGATTGCTCCTCGACCGGGATGCCGAAGCGCCGCGGAGGTGCGCCATTCTCATCGACGGGCGGCCGGAACAGGCCGATCTCGACGCCAACGACGTGTTGAAGAGCGTGGTGATTCCGTTTGCCGGCGTGCCACGCGTGACGGCCGAGATGGTCGCCGCGAAACCGGGCGTGACCCTGCACAACCTGCACCACAACGCGCCGGAGACCGCCGAGACCGCGCTGGCGCTGTTGCTCGCCGCGGCAAGGGACACCATCCGGATGGATCGTGCGCTGCGCAACCACGACTGGCGCCCTCGCTACGAGCCGTCGCGAACCGTTCGACTCGAAGGCAAGGTCGCGCTGGTGCTGGGGTTCGGGGCGATCGGGCGGCGCATCGCTGCGAGCTGTGCGGCGCTTGGCATGGAGGTTCACGCGGTGAGGCGGCGGTCGGGAGAGTCGGAGCCGGATGGGGCCGTTTCCGTTCACCCGGCGACCGATCTGGACGAGCTCCTGCCGCGCACCGATGCGTTGCTGATCGCCCTTCCGCACACGAACGAGACAGACGGTCTGATCGGCAAGGAGCGGTTGGCGCGGCTTCGGCCGGGAGCCATCCTAGTCAATGTCGCGCGCGCCCAGATCGTGGACGAAGAAGCGTTGTGGGAAGCGCTGTCGGGAGGCCATCTGCACTCCGCGGGGTTGGACGTGTGGTACCGATATCCCCACGCCGACGCCGCAGCGGTTCCCGGCTATTTTCACGCTCCCGCGGCGGCGGCGTCGACGCCGCCGGCGAACTACCCTTTCGAGACGCTGGACAACGTGGTGATGAGCCCTCACCGGGGCGGCACCTCGGCCGAGACCGAGACCTATCGCATCCGCGCCCTCGCGGAGCTGCTCGTGCCCGCCGCCGAAGGAAAGCCGATGGCCAACCGGATCGATCTCGCCTTGGGCTACTGA
- a CDS encoding S41 family peptidase yields MRRLLQRLPAAIVAACLIAIAAPAAAQRLEASDKQEVLDAIERVLTRQAFVPGVDFTTWPAHLGSRRASVDAATTPRSFLYAVNRILREFGVSHCRVDLDEGGGTPLMAQEPSSGGRPASELTWLADGTAVVRVRTFGADYKRDSIDALFEEASKAPRLILDLRSNGGGLVGNLQHLMGYLLPPGSVMGTFVTRRTATAFESATGGDATDLAAIAEWSRSKLRVRSRSEAVFAGKIAVLVNRGTGSASEMAAAALRDVLGAPIVGSATAGAVLGSTYSALPHGFRLQYPAQDYVTAKGVRLEGHPLVPDAEVRTRGFGEKDPVLDAARQLLVGQSR; encoded by the coding sequence ATGCGCCGTCTTCTCCAACGGCTTCCGGCCGCGATTGTCGCGGCGTGCTTGATCGCGATCGCGGCTCCGGCGGCGGCCCAGCGGCTTGAGGCGTCGGACAAACAAGAGGTCCTCGACGCCATCGAACGAGTCCTGACGCGGCAGGCCTTTGTGCCGGGGGTGGACTTCACGACGTGGCCGGCCCACCTCGGATCCCGCCGTGCTTCCGTGGATGCGGCGACGACGCCGAGGAGCTTTCTCTACGCAGTCAACCGGATCCTCCGCGAGTTCGGAGTGAGCCACTGCCGGGTCGATCTCGACGAGGGCGGCGGAACGCCCTTGATGGCGCAGGAGCCCTCCTCGGGGGGACGGCCCGCTTCGGAACTGACGTGGCTTGCGGATGGAACCGCGGTGGTGCGCGTCCGCACCTTTGGAGCGGACTACAAGAGGGACTCGATCGACGCGCTGTTCGAAGAGGCGTCCAAGGCGCCTCGACTCATTCTCGACCTCCGGTCCAACGGGGGTGGTTTGGTGGGGAACCTGCAGCACCTGATGGGCTACCTCCTGCCACCGGGAAGCGTGATGGGCACGTTCGTGACTCGCCGAACGGCCACGGCGTTCGAATCCGCCACCGGCGGCGATGCGACGGACCTCGCGGCCATCGCCGAATGGAGTCGCAGCAAACTGCGGGTGCGGTCGCGATCGGAGGCCGTGTTCGCGGGCAAGATCGCGGTGCTGGTGAACCGCGGCACCGGGAGTGCCTCGGAGATGGCCGCGGCCGCCCTTCGCGACGTTTTGGGCGCGCCGATCGTGGGGAGTGCGACGGCGGGGGCGGTGCTGGGCTCCACCTATTCGGCCCTCCCGCACGGCTTTCGCCTCCAATATCCGGCCCAGGACTACGTGACGGCCAAGGGCGTGCGCCTGGAAGGGCACCCTCTCGTGCCCGATGCGGAGGTTCGCACGAGGGGCTTTGGGGAGAAAGACCCCGTCTTGGATGCGGCTCGTCAACTGCTGGTCGGCCAGAGCCGATAA
- the purB gene encoding adenylosuccinate lyase, whose amino-acid sequence MIDRYTTPAMTAIWSRHAKYERWLEVELAICEGYARAGVIPEADMEQIRSRAGFDLERCDVLEQETRHDLMAFVRCVSEYVNGGPVDPDSTTPSRWIHFGVTSYDAIDTALGMMLRDSVDVLLESAEGLRSTIANLARSHRDTPCIGRTHGIHAEPVTFGFKLTGWVHELERSMARLRAAREEVAVGKISGAVGIHAHVDPNLEASICESLGLRPDPASTQIVARDRHAALLCDLAVLAGSLERFATELRNLQRTEILEVQEEFAKGQTGSSAMPHKRNPWNSETVCGLARVVRGNTHAMLESIMTWHERDLTNSSLERIVFPDTLQLVDFMLQRMTRIVKGLVVMPENMAANLRKMGDLVFSEHVMVALIRAGMSREGAYKVAQRNAAKAWEGEDFKASVASDPDVQARLSPREVEELFSLEHHLRNAKVQ is encoded by the coding sequence ATGATCGATCGTTACACGACTCCCGCCATGACCGCCATCTGGTCCCGCCACGCCAAGTACGAGCGTTGGCTCGAGGTTGAGTTGGCCATCTGCGAAGGGTATGCGCGTGCGGGCGTGATTCCCGAGGCGGACATGGAGCAGATCCGGAGCCGAGCCGGGTTCGACCTCGAGCGCTGCGACGTCCTGGAGCAGGAGACCCGGCACGACCTGATGGCCTTCGTGCGATGCGTGAGCGAGTACGTGAACGGCGGTCCCGTCGATCCCGACTCCACGACTCCCTCCCGTTGGATCCACTTTGGCGTCACGTCCTACGACGCGATCGATACGGCCCTTGGCATGATGCTTCGCGACTCGGTGGACGTGCTGCTCGAGTCCGCCGAGGGGCTTCGCTCCACCATCGCCAACCTCGCCCGGTCGCACCGGGACACGCCGTGCATCGGCCGGACGCACGGAATCCACGCGGAACCGGTCACGTTCGGCTTCAAGCTCACGGGATGGGTGCACGAGTTGGAACGTTCGATGGCGAGGCTGCGGGCGGCGCGCGAGGAGGTGGCCGTCGGGAAGATCAGCGGGGCCGTCGGAATCCACGCGCACGTCGATCCCAACCTCGAGGCCTCGATCTGTGAGAGCCTCGGCCTGCGCCCCGATCCGGCGAGCACGCAGATCGTCGCGCGCGACCGACATGCGGCCCTGTTGTGCGACCTGGCGGTGCTTGCCGGGTCGCTCGAGCGCTTCGCCACGGAGCTCAGGAACCTGCAGCGCACCGAGATCCTCGAGGTCCAAGAGGAGTTTGCCAAGGGCCAGACCGGTTCGAGCGCCATGCCGCACAAACGCAACCCTTGGAACAGCGAGACCGTGTGCGGGTTGGCTCGGGTGGTCCGCGGCAACACGCACGCGATGCTGGAGAGCATCATGACGTGGCACGAGCGCGATCTAACGAACTCCTCCCTCGAGCGCATCGTGTTTCCAGACACCCTTCAACTGGTGGACTTCATGCTGCAGCGTATGACGAGGATCGTCAAGGGCCTGGTCGTGATGCCGGAGAACATGGCCGCCAATCTGCGGAAGATGGGCGATCTGGTGTTCAGCGAGCACGTGATGGTGGCCCTGATCCGCGCGGGCATGAGCAGGGAAGGCGCGTACAAGGTGGCGCAACGCAACGCGGCCAAGGCGTGGGAGGGCGAGGACTTCAAGGCCTCCGTGGCCTCGGATCCCGACGTTCAGGCGCGGCTGTCGCCGCGGGAGGTCGAGGAGCTTTTCAGCCTCGAACACCACCTGCGCAACGCGAAGGTCCAATGA
- the erpA gene encoding iron-sulfur cluster insertion protein ErpA, giving the protein MAIQDNMTSTQQINLSDRAAAELKGLMEEQQKTDSALRVWVAGGGCSGLSYGMALDDAEPEEGDVVLNDKGVKIYVDSLSLKYMTGSVVEYVDDHLGGGFKIENPNATKSCGCGSSFSTDDETMEGLDTGGGGCGGCGCH; this is encoded by the coding sequence ATGGCGATTCAAGACAACATGACCTCGACGCAACAGATCAACCTTTCCGACCGAGCGGCGGCCGAACTCAAGGGGCTGATGGAAGAGCAGCAGAAGACCGATTCGGCGCTGCGTGTCTGGGTTGCGGGAGGCGGTTGCTCCGGCCTGTCCTACGGGATGGCCTTGGACGACGCCGAGCCCGAAGAGGGCGACGTGGTCCTGAACGACAAGGGTGTGAAGATCTACGTGGATTCGCTGAGCCTGAAGTACATGACCGGCTCGGTGGTGGAGTACGTGGACGACCATCTGGGCGGCGGGTTCAAGATCGAGAATCCCAACGCGACGAAGTCCTGCGGATGCGGCTCCTCGTTCTCGACGGACGACGAGACGATGGAAGGCCTCGACACCGGCGGCGGCGGTTGCGGCGGCTGCGGCTGCCACTAG
- a CDS encoding DUF853 domain-containing protein — translation MDGPGIYVGKGENQLYLLPKFANRHGLIAGATGTGKTVTLQILAEGLSAIGVPVFLADVKGDLSGLAVPGGGNPKLDERAAKIGLADYAPTAFPTVFWDLFGEKGHPIRTTVSEMGPLLLSRLLELNDTQEGVLNIVFKLADDEGLLLLDLKDLRSMLAMVSERATELSATYGNVAAASVGAIQRSLLVLEQQGGDQFFGEPALNLIDFMRLDPSGKGIVSILAADKLMQSPRLYSTFLLWLLSELFEDLPEVGDPDKPKLVFFFDEAHLLFEDAPKALVDKIEQVVKLIRSKGVGVFFVTQNPIDIPDAVLGQLGNRIQHALRAFTPKDQKAVRASAETFRPNPGFKTEEAITQLGVGEALVSLLGEKGAPGIVERTLIRPPRSRMGPIDLNERMSVMAGSPVRGLYDQVQDRESAFELLQARAAKNAQAQAEAEAAVLAQKQAVADEKERVRLQREAERQAREAARARKNSPVGMIESAARSAITGAGRQLGTQIVRGILGSFLKGR, via the coding sequence ATGGATGGCCCAGGAATCTACGTCGGCAAAGGGGAGAACCAGCTCTACCTCCTCCCCAAGTTCGCGAACCGCCACGGCTTGATCGCGGGCGCGACCGGTACGGGCAAGACCGTGACGCTCCAGATTCTCGCGGAGGGGCTGTCCGCCATCGGCGTGCCTGTATTCCTCGCCGACGTCAAGGGCGACCTCTCCGGATTGGCCGTTCCCGGAGGAGGCAATCCCAAACTCGACGAGCGCGCGGCCAAGATCGGCTTGGCCGACTACGCCCCGACCGCATTCCCCACCGTTTTCTGGGACCTCTTCGGCGAGAAGGGCCACCCGATCCGGACGACGGTCTCCGAGATGGGACCGCTGCTGCTGTCCCGGCTGCTCGAGCTCAACGACACGCAAGAGGGCGTGCTGAACATCGTCTTCAAGCTCGCGGACGATGAAGGCCTTCTGCTGCTCGACCTCAAGGATCTGCGTTCGATGCTTGCGATGGTGAGTGAGCGTGCCACCGAACTGTCCGCGACCTACGGTAACGTGGCCGCGGCCTCCGTCGGCGCGATCCAGCGCAGCCTTCTGGTGCTCGAGCAGCAAGGGGGCGACCAGTTCTTCGGCGAACCCGCCCTGAACCTCATCGACTTCATGCGCCTCGACCCCTCGGGCAAAGGGATCGTCTCGATCCTCGCCGCGGACAAGCTCATGCAAAGTCCCCGGCTGTACTCGACGTTTCTCCTGTGGCTGCTCTCCGAGCTGTTCGAAGACCTGCCCGAAGTGGGCGATCCCGACAAGCCAAAGCTCGTCTTCTTCTTCGACGAAGCCCACCTCCTCTTCGAGGACGCACCCAAAGCGCTGGTCGACAAGATCGAACAGGTCGTCAAGCTCATTCGATCCAAAGGGGTCGGGGTTTTCTTCGTGACCCAGAACCCGATCGACATTCCCGACGCCGTGCTCGGGCAGCTCGGCAACCGCATCCAGCACGCGCTCCGGGCCTTCACCCCCAAGGACCAAAAGGCCGTTCGCGCCAGCGCCGAGACATTCCGCCCGAACCCCGGCTTCAAGACGGAGGAGGCGATCACCCAGCTCGGAGTGGGCGAAGCGCTCGTTTCGCTGCTCGGCGAGAAGGGTGCGCCGGGAATCGTCGAGCGCACCCTTATCCGACCGCCCCGTTCTCGAATGGGCCCGATCGACCTGAACGAGCGCATGTCCGTGATGGCGGGCAGCCCGGTTCGCGGCCTGTACGACCAGGTGCAGGACCGCGAGTCGGCGTTCGAGCTGCTCCAAGCGCGGGCCGCGAAGAACGCCCAGGCGCAGGCCGAGGCCGAAGCGGCGGTACTGGCACAGAAACAAGCCGTGGCCGACGAGAAGGAGCGCGTCCGGCTCCAACGCGAAGCCGAGAGGCAGGCGCGCGAGGCCGCGCGCGCCCGCAAGAACAGCCCCGTGGGGATGATCGAATCGGCGGCGCGCAGCGCGATCACCGGTGCGGGCCGACAGCTCGGCACGCAGATCGTCCGGGGCATTCTCGGCTCGTTTCTCAAAGGGCGCTGA
- a CDS encoding DUF1579 domain-containing protein → MSKLLWIPLLAAALLAGAQDPPALNERPAEMLKLDKLVGSWSGDGHWFAPGGEDRSWKGESKGAWSLRGRYLELKTTVTSANGTSENSAMISWDRARQRYHAVLFFSNDSTPRMVAGEMEGNKLVLSGPAADEGSHLILTFTMESETKYTLLVQLAREEGDPIRVAEGSYTKKKEGS, encoded by the coding sequence ATGTCGAAGCTCCTATGGATCCCTTTGCTCGCCGCGGCGCTGCTGGCGGGCGCGCAGGACCCGCCCGCGCTCAACGAACGCCCTGCCGAGATGCTCAAGCTCGACAAACTGGTCGGGTCCTGGTCCGGCGACGGCCACTGGTTTGCTCCGGGAGGCGAGGACCGATCTTGGAAAGGCGAATCCAAAGGCGCCTGGTCGTTGCGCGGACGCTACCTCGAGTTGAAGACGACGGTCACGTCGGCCAACGGTACGTCTGAGAATTCGGCGATGATCAGCTGGGACCGCGCGCGCCAGCGCTACCACGCCGTGCTCTTCTTCTCCAACGACTCCACGCCGCGCATGGTCGCGGGCGAGATGGAGGGAAACAAGCTCGTGCTGTCGGGTCCCGCCGCGGACGAGGGTTCGCACCTGATCCTGACCTTCACGATGGAGTCGGAGACCAAGTACACGCTGCTTGTGCAGTTGGCGCGGGAAGAGGGCGACCCGATTCGAGTGGCCGAAGGCAGCTATACGAAGAAGAAAGAGGGCTCGTAA
- the recQ gene encoding DNA helicase RecQ codes for MFSSIALSEPLETLRSVFGFPEFRPHQREIVDELLAGRDAFVLMPTGGGKSLCYQIPAMHREGVGIVVSPLISLMKDQVDALRANGVRAEFYNSSLGAEESRRVLRALHARELDLLYVAPERLMSEGFLERLSGEAIALFAIDEAHCVSQWGHDFRPEYVQLGALRKHFPEVPMVALTATADPQTRSDILEQLGLRQAKVFVAGFDRPNIRYLVQEKTKPFNQLVDCLERWKGESAIVYCLSRKRVEEVAQKLRLAGWSAAAYHAGLPSAQRSRVQEDFLRDDVRIVVATVAFGMGIDKPNVRAVVHYDLPKHLEGYYQETGRAGRDGLESEAVLLYGLSDAVVARQLVGQNANAEQRRIESHKLDAMVGFAEALTCRRRVLLGYFGEALDADCGNCDRCLKPVELYDATDDAYRALMAVYEVRQRAGVRLVIDVLRGAETDQVRRLGHHRLPTYGQGADRSTEHWASVIRQLIHHGYLVQDVAKFGVLKLTPKTRPILHKEQGLQLAVPQERIARRRSKRKPTADHAADDPLFQALRAVRKEIADAAGVPPYVVFGDATLKEMAARKPRTLESMLEVSGVGLHKLKKYGDRFLEAIVRNDRTGG; via the coding sequence ATGTTCTCATCCATCGCCCTGTCGGAGCCGCTGGAGACGCTGCGCAGCGTGTTCGGTTTCCCCGAGTTCCGCCCGCATCAGCGCGAGATCGTCGACGAGCTTCTTGCGGGCCGCGACGCGTTCGTGCTGATGCCGACGGGCGGAGGGAAGTCGCTCTGCTACCAGATCCCGGCGATGCACCGCGAGGGTGTCGGCATCGTCGTCTCGCCGCTCATCTCGCTGATGAAGGACCAGGTCGACGCGCTGCGTGCGAACGGGGTGCGCGCCGAGTTCTACAACTCGTCTCTCGGGGCGGAGGAGTCGCGGCGGGTGCTGCGGGCACTTCACGCGCGCGAACTGGATCTGCTTTACGTCGCGCCCGAGCGGCTGATGTCCGAAGGCTTCCTGGAGCGGCTCTCCGGCGAGGCGATCGCGCTGTTCGCGATCGACGAGGCGCACTGCGTGTCGCAGTGGGGCCATGATTTTCGCCCGGAATACGTCCAACTCGGCGCGTTGCGGAAACACTTTCCCGAGGTCCCGATGGTGGCTCTCACGGCGACCGCCGACCCGCAAACGCGAAGCGACATCCTCGAGCAGCTCGGGCTGCGGCAAGCAAAGGTGTTCGTGGCCGGGTTCGATCGACCCAACATCCGGTACCTCGTGCAGGAGAAGACGAAACCCTTCAACCAGCTGGTGGATTGCCTCGAGCGCTGGAAGGGAGAGTCCGCGATCGTCTACTGCCTCAGCCGCAAGCGGGTGGAAGAGGTGGCGCAAAAGCTCCGGCTCGCGGGCTGGTCGGCGGCGGCCTACCACGCGGGGCTGCCGTCGGCCCAGCGAAGCCGCGTCCAAGAGGATTTCTTGCGCGACGACGTGCGGATCGTGGTCGCCACGGTGGCCTTTGGGATGGGGATCGACAAGCCGAACGTCCGAGCGGTGGTCCACTACGATCTGCCCAAGCACCTGGAGGGTTACTACCAGGAGACGGGGAGAGCGGGCCGCGACGGCCTGGAATCGGAGGCGGTGCTCTTGTACGGCCTGTCCGACGCGGTCGTGGCTCGTCAGCTCGTCGGGCAGAACGCCAACGCGGAGCAGCGGCGAATCGAGTCGCATAAGTTGGACGCCATGGTCGGGTTCGCCGAGGCCCTGACGTGCCGCAGACGCGTGCTCCTCGGCTACTTCGGGGAGGCGCTGGACGCGGACTGCGGCAACTGCGACCGGTGTTTGAAGCCCGTGGAGCTGTACGATGCGACCGACGACGCCTACCGCGCACTGATGGCGGTCTACGAAGTGCGCCAGCGGGCGGGCGTTCGGCTGGTCATCGACGTGCTGCGAGGTGCCGAGACGGACCAGGTGCGCCGCCTGGGGCACCATCGCCTCCCGACCTATGGCCAAGGGGCGGACCGCAGCACCGAGCACTGGGCAAGCGTCATTCGGCAGCTCATCCATCACGGCTACCTCGTGCAAGACGTGGCGAAGTTTGGAGTGCTCAAGCTCACGCCGAAGACCCGGCCCATCCTCCACAAGGAGCAGGGCCTCCAACTTGCTGTTCCCCAAGAGCGGATCGCCCGGCGGCGCTCCAAACGCAAGCCGACGGCCGACCATGCGGCCGACGATCCGCTGTTCCAAGCCTTGCGCGCCGTGCGGAAGGAGATCGCGGACGCGGCTGGCGTGCCTCCCTACGTCGTGTTCGGCGACGCCACGCTGAAGGAGATGGCCGCAAGAAAGCCACGCACCCTCGAGTCGATGCTCGAGGTGAGCGGCGTGGGCCTCCACAAGCTCAAGAAGTACGGCGACCGATTCCTAGAGGCGATCGTCCGGAACGACCGCACGGGGGGCTAG
- a CDS encoding DoxX family membrane protein: MTAATKTTVLVLRLALGAVLLAHGMLKLGLLRGGQAEIDAALHAGSRFADPELFRVAVTAIEAGGGLLLILGLLGRVAALAVVALMAFRVAVVHSPYFFVKDNGFEFPLILGAMALSLLLLGMGPVSLDGVFDNWRRSRREQKGGSAGTGPGDPTGPFG; the protein is encoded by the coding sequence ATGACGGCTGCGACAAAGACGACGGTTCTGGTGCTTCGGTTGGCGCTCGGCGCGGTTCTGCTCGCGCACGGCATGCTGAAGCTGGGTCTGTTGCGCGGAGGACAGGCGGAGATCGATGCCGCGCTGCACGCGGGCAGCCGGTTTGCCGACCCCGAGCTCTTCCGCGTCGCGGTCACCGCCATCGAGGCGGGGGGCGGCCTCTTGCTGATTCTGGGCCTGCTGGGCAGGGTGGCGGCGCTCGCCGTGGTTGCGTTGATGGCGTTCCGCGTGGCCGTCGTCCACAGTCCCTACTTCTTCGTCAAGGACAACGGCTTCGAGTTTCCCCTTATCCTGGGCGCCATGGCCTTGTCGCTGCTCCTGCTCGGGATGGGTCCGGTCTCCCTGGACGGCGTGTTCGACAACTGGAGACGTTCAAGACGGGAACAGAAGGGCGGCTCCGCGGGAACCGGTCCGGGAGATCCCACGGGGCCGTTTGGATAG
- a CDS encoding GNAT family N-acetyltransferase, with product MMVVVRQADLQDAADRAAAIELIDLYAQDPMGRGAPLDAEVRANLDSMLAAHPGAVVFLAFDQNTPVGVANCFFGMSSFTGCPVLNIHDLAVHPHHRGRGIGRQLIDAVEAHARATGCSRVTLEVAALNEPAQAVYKRCGFHGVGPDAESITYFCTKHLD from the coding sequence ATGATGGTGGTCGTGCGGCAAGCCGACCTTCAAGACGCGGCCGACCGCGCGGCTGCGATCGAGCTGATCGACCTCTACGCCCAGGACCCGATGGGGCGGGGGGCGCCGCTCGATGCCGAGGTGCGGGCGAATCTCGACTCCATGTTGGCGGCCCATCCCGGCGCCGTCGTGTTCCTCGCCTTCGACCAGAACACCCCTGTCGGAGTGGCCAACTGTTTCTTCGGCATGTCGTCGTTCACGGGATGTCCCGTGCTTAACATCCACGATTTGGCGGTCCACCCGCATCACCGGGGCCGCGGCATCGGAAGGCAGCTCATCGACGCCGTCGAGGCCCACGCGCGGGCGACCGGGTGTTCCCGCGTCACCCTGGAAGTGGCCGCCCTCAACGAGCCGGCCCAAGCCGTGTACAAGCGGTGCGGGTTCCACGGTGTGGGTCCGGATGCAGAGTCCATCACCTACTTCTGCACGAAGCACCTCGACTGA
- the rdgB gene encoding RdgB/HAM1 family non-canonical purine NTP pyrophosphatase yields the protein MRLVIATHNAKKAGEMRQILQERFPALEIRDLSAYPEAPEPEETGTTYAENATIKALSAVEATGEWCVADDAGLEIDALDGAPGLHSKRFEGADTDFPTKMARILELLRDVPEDRRGARFRCCVALARPGGLCETLEATCEGRIAEAPAGRGGFGYDPIFFAVDAGRHMAELTPEEKHAVSHRGKVLRALSQRLEELLPPTSP from the coding sequence ATGCGACTCGTCATCGCCACGCACAACGCCAAGAAGGCCGGTGAAATGCGCCAGATCCTGCAGGAGCGGTTCCCCGCGCTGGAGATTCGCGATCTCTCGGCATACCCCGAGGCCCCCGAACCCGAGGAGACCGGCACGACCTACGCCGAGAACGCGACGATCAAGGCCCTCAGCGCCGTCGAAGCCACGGGCGAGTGGTGCGTCGCGGACGACGCGGGCCTGGAGATCGATGCGCTCGACGGCGCCCCCGGCCTCCACTCGAAACGCTTCGAGGGGGCGGACACCGACTTTCCCACCAAGATGGCCCGCATCCTCGAGCTCCTGCGCGATGTGCCCGAAGATCGGCGCGGCGCGCGGTTCCGATGCTGCGTCGCGCTGGCCAGGCCCGGGGGCTTGTGCGAAACGCTCGAAGCGACGTGCGAGGGCCGCATCGCCGAAGCGCCCGCCGGGCGGGGAGGTTTCGGCTACGACCCGATCTTCTTCGCCGTCGACGCGGGGCGGCACATGGCCGAACTGACGCCGGAGGAGAAGCACGCCGTGTCGCACCGGGGGAAAGTGCTCCGAGCGCTGTCCCAACGCCTGGAAGAGCTGCTGCCCCCTACCTCCCCGTAG